The genome window AAGTAAAATTAGAAGTAGGCTAGCTGGGATTCGAACCCAGGACCTCACGGTTATCAGCCGTGCGCGCTGACCAGGCTGTGCCACTAGCCTATATAACAAATACAAGTATTATTAACTATATCTAATCTAATATATAAATCTTTTGTATAAAAAAGACTTTGAAAAAAACTGAAATCAATTAAATTCAAGAAATTCTAATAAAAAAAATAGAGTAATTAAGTTTAAAAAACTTAATTATCTTTGTTAAGCATCTCATTAAGAGAGTCAGCCATTACGTGACCTTCAATGATGAGTTTAACTTTATCGATTCCTTCAACTTTTAAAGCTTCAGCTTTAGCTTGAGCAGCTATACGGGTAACACTCATACAACCTGGGTTGGTAGGTTTAATTACGATCTCAGCAGTTGAACCTTCAATTGCAATAGATTGTACAATACCCATTTCTACAATACTTACGCCCATGTGAGGGTCGTTTACTACAGAAACTGCATCTTTTACAGCAAGTGCTAATTCTTCAGACATTTTATCTCCTCAAAATTTTTTTAAATAAATGTTTAATTAAATTAGTGATAAGAATAAAATTTAAAATTTTATTTCCTAACAAAAAGTTAATAATATAACTATTGTTTTAATTATATTTAAACTTATCAATTAAATAATAAAAATATAATAAAAATATAATAGAAATATAATAGAATTATAATAGAATTATAATAAAAAATGTTATAAAATTAAATAAAAATTAAAAAAAATGAAAAATAATAGAAATTAAATTATTTTTTAATTCTATGTCTTATTTTCACTCCAATACCATTTCTTAATTCAGTCATTTCACGACCGGTCAAGACAGCTTTTCCAACTGCTACGACCTCATCATTTCTTACTACAACGACTTCATCCTTTGGAAGAATGCTTGGATCTGCATTCACAATACCTGGAGCAAACAATGAGTTTGTCTTCAAGTCAAAGTCTATTTCAACCACATGAACTCCTAGTTCAGCAAGTCTTCTTCCTCCTTCAAGGTTAAGAGTGTATAATCCAACATCCCTATTGAGAAGAGCCACTGTCTTTCCATTGGAATAAAGAGTTCTATGATATCTTCCTTTAGCAACGACATCATCAGTTATCATTGCTTCAGCATCTTTTCCAAACTGGTATTTAGCAACAGATCTAAGCTCATTCAATACTCTATCCCTATGTTTTGTTTTAGGATATTTCTTAAGCTCTTCCCTTAAGTTAAAAATGGATTGCGGAGAAGTAGGTCTGCCACCATCACATACATAGGTACAGTTATCCAAGTACTCACGACAAACCTCTTCGTAACCTCCTTCAACATTTGCGATTACCGGCTTGTCTCCAACATAATCTCTAAGTAGCTCCCCAGCTAATCTTATCTCATCATCATTCCAATCACCTGAAACAGCAACATCATAAGATTGGATTGGGAAGGTATTTTCCAATTCCCTTGGACAGATCCCAAATGGAGAGGTTACAATTACTTCCTGATAACCTTTGGTAACTCTTCTGAACTTTTGGTGAGACTGAGAGTTGGAGTATGGCTTTTTCATACTGCATGGAAGTGCAACAACAACATCCCCTAAAGGTTCCATCATTGCCATCCTCTCTCTCCATCTTACTACTTCAGGCCTATATAATGACGCATCACTTGAACAAATAACTTTCATTCTTTTCCTCGTGTAAAATTATAAAATTAAAATAAGTAACAATCTGTTAAAATAAAAATTATATCAAATATTAAAATATTTAAATTA of Methanobrevibacter ruminantium contains these proteins:
- a CDS encoding DUF5591 domain-containing protein translates to MKVICSSDASLYRPEVVRWRERMAMMEPLGDVVVALPCSMKKPYSNSQSHQKFRRVTKGYQEVIVTSPFGICPRELENTFPIQSYDVAVSGDWNDDEIRLAGELLRDYVGDKPVIANVEGGYEEVCREYLDNCTYVCDGGRPTSPQSIFNLREELKKYPKTKHRDRVLNELRSVAKYQFGKDAEAMITDDVVAKGRYHRTLYSNGKTVALLNRDVGLYTLNLEGGRRLAELGVHVVEIDFDLKTNSLFAPGIVNADPSILPKDEVVVVRNDEVVAVGKAVLTGREMTELRNGIGVKIRHRIKK
- a CDS encoding iron-sulfur cluster assembly protein, which produces MSEELALAVKDAVSVVNDPHMGVSIVEMGIVQSIAIEGSTAEIVIKPTNPGCMSVTRIAAQAKAEALKVEGIDKVKLIIEGHVMADSLNEMLNKDN